A genomic region of Eucalyptus grandis isolate ANBG69807.140 chromosome 5, ASM1654582v1, whole genome shotgun sequence contains the following coding sequences:
- the LOC104446596 gene encoding gibberellin 2-beta-dioxygenase 6-like encodes MMMPQECELPVIDLSQQGAEERIFWAVKEYGLVQVVDHGIRSELLAKTTGELVKLFGTPVETKAHRGLLNNSYHWGTPIATSSTQFSWPEAFHVPFMKIHDPSCYGPFISLRELMMELGPAMSRLARMLAGVLAKKLGHQGCSMFNDICDDSTCFLRLNHYPVCPLSPETFRPVPHVDSDFLTVLYPDQVGGIRLRKDSRWVVVRPNRGALVVSIGDLLQAWSNDVYRSMERKVQINSEVERYSVAFSLCPSPDSQIGNYRKPSVYRKFTFGEYREKGRIYGLPHFRQTERVDVSTELVLQNDPWMIMKELTISDLNDLSWLLLPLGCLKAHVFPQMDEEMLRQVVSKEGMQVVGMDVDTGCKHWFVFRRWGSSRSYVLNGGWTKEFVEKKRLKVGDQIGMVWFMSSRMFYFKVFHRAAA; translated from the exons ATGATGATGCCCCAGGAGTGTGAGCTCCCAGTGATAGACCTGAGTCAGCAGGGTGCAGAGGAGCGCATATTCTGGGCCGTCAAAGAATATGGACTCGTCCAGGTGGTGGACCATGGGATCAGGAGTGAGCTGCTTGCGAAGACGACCGGGGAGCTGGTTAAGCTGTTTGGAACACCCGTCGAGACCAAGGCCCACCGGGGCCTCCTCAACAACTCCTACCACTGGGGCACTCCCATCGCCACCTCCTCCACTCAATTCTCCTGGCCTGAGGCCTTCCATGTCCCCTTCATGAAGATACATGACCCCTCTTGCTACGGGCCATTCATCTCTCTCAGAGAA cTTATGATGGAGTTGGGCCCCGCCATGTCCAGGCTAGCCAGGATGCTGGCCGGGGTCCTAGCAAAGAAACTCGGGCATCAGGGCTGCAGCATGTTCAACGACATATGCGATGACAGCACGTGCTTCCTCCGGCTGAACCACTACCCAGTGTGCCCGCTCTCGCCGGAGACGTTCCGGCCGGTGCCGCACGTGGACAGTGACTTCCTGACCGTTCTCTACCCGGACCAGGTAGGAGGCATCCGGCTCCGCAAGGACTCCCGATGGGTCGTGGTCAGGCCCAACCGTGGCGCTCTCGTCGTCAGCATTGGAGACCTTCTTCAG GCGTGGAGCAATGACGTGTACAGGAGTATGGAGCGAAAGGTGCAGATAAACAGCGAGGTGGAGAGATACTCCGTTGCTTTCTCCCTCTGCCCTTCGCCTGACTCTCAGATCGGGAACTACAGAAAGCCCTCCGTCTACAGAAAGTTCACTTTTGGTGAATACCGGGAGAAAGGCCGTATATATGGTCTTCCGCATTTCAGGCAAACGG AGAGGGTTGACGTCTCCACAGAGTTGGTGCTCCAAAACGACCCGTGGATGATCATGAAGGAGCTAACGATAAGCGACCTCAACGACTTGTCGTGGCTCCTGCTTCCGCTGGGCTGCCTGAAGGCCCACGTGTTCCCGCAGATGGACGAGGAGATGCTGAGGCAGGTCGTGAGCAAGGAGGGGATGCAGGTCGTTGGGATGGACGTGGACACAGGCTGCAAGCACTGGTTCGTGTTCCGCCGCTGGGGGTCGTCCAGGAGCTACGTGCTGAACGGTGGCTGGACCAAGGAGTTTGTCGAGAAGAAAAGGTTGAAGGTCGGGGACCAGATCGGGATGGTCTGGTTCATGTCCTCTCGCATGTTCTACTTTAAGGTCTTTCACAGGGCCGCTGCTTGA